In Streptomyces canus, one DNA window encodes the following:
- a CDS encoding TetR family transcriptional regulator, translating into MSSRVPEERRRRRPTRSGVLLSEDLIVQTALRLIGEHGPEALSVRRLGAALGCDPTALYRYFHDTDDLVLAIADRIIGDAMAGFVPGEDWVASLREMALRVRAGYLAHPRAAAMAAHRVTRRRSEIQAVDTGIGLLLSAGFERAAAARLYLAFIDTVLSHAATDAAFQALPRQQREADQRAWRDVYQDLDPAAYPALTAVRRELPGMADSSFEEAVDLLLEALAARAPARRASTGSASPG; encoded by the coding sequence ATGTCCAGCCGTGTCCCCGAGGAGCGCCGACGCCGGCGGCCCACCCGCTCCGGAGTCCTGCTGTCCGAAGACCTCATCGTGCAGACGGCCCTGCGGCTGATCGGTGAGCACGGTCCCGAAGCGTTGAGCGTGCGCCGGCTCGGTGCGGCCCTGGGCTGCGACCCGACCGCCCTCTACCGCTATTTCCACGACACCGACGACCTGGTGCTCGCCATCGCGGACCGGATCATCGGTGACGCGATGGCGGGGTTCGTCCCCGGAGAGGACTGGGTGGCCTCGCTGCGCGAGATGGCCCTGCGGGTCCGTGCCGGATACCTCGCCCATCCGCGGGCGGCCGCCATGGCCGCGCACCGGGTGACCCGGCGCAGGAGCGAGATCCAGGCGGTGGACACGGGGATCGGCCTGCTGCTCTCCGCGGGCTTCGAGCGGGCCGCCGCCGCGCGCCTGTACCTGGCCTTCATCGACACCGTCCTCAGCCACGCGGCCACCGACGCGGCGTTCCAGGCACTCCCCCGGCAACAGCGCGAGGCCGACCAGCGGGCGTGGCGGGACGTCTACCAGGACCTGGACCCGGCGGCGTACCCGGCGCTCACCGCGGTACGGCGCGAGTTGCCGGGCATGGCGGACAGTTCGTTCGAGGAGGCGGTGGACCTGCTGCTGGAGGCGCTGGCGGCGCGCGCGCCTGCGCGCCGAGCGTCCACAGGGAGTGCGTCACCCGGATGA
- a CDS encoding SCO2400 family protein, which translates to MVQSTQEDQMDYCSSCRRHLNGALACPGCGAYAPDIAPPAHIYATTGVAAAAWDEAPTWHDAGLHEESAAGSDPAEMPSDDVTDAPVSAEGRAARRRQRARWRKNQRKAVVATAVALVGGGLTVSAMNQQSNVRAQAATSPDNRSMGVAELPTSDDALPASTPATAQQASTNTPSKSSGSHRRTGDAASATTRSSVHTDSASSPTPTARTASHAQSHATVSTSVAAGVDTGGTTDSTGTTGTTTEQAPSSTATDSTTTTTTTTNTGTSSSSSQTSQTSNSSSATDPSGLCVLNLICIN; encoded by the coding sequence ATGGTGCAGTCGACTCAGGAAGACCAGATGGACTACTGCTCCTCGTGCCGTCGGCATCTCAACGGCGCCCTGGCGTGTCCCGGATGCGGCGCCTACGCCCCGGACATCGCTCCTCCCGCCCACATCTACGCGACGACGGGCGTGGCGGCAGCGGCATGGGACGAAGCACCCACGTGGCACGACGCGGGACTCCACGAGGAGTCGGCGGCCGGGTCCGACCCGGCCGAGATGCCGTCCGACGACGTGACGGACGCGCCGGTGTCGGCGGAGGGCCGGGCGGCGCGCCGACGCCAGCGGGCCCGCTGGCGGAAGAACCAGCGCAAGGCGGTGGTCGCGACCGCCGTCGCCCTCGTCGGTGGTGGCCTGACCGTCTCCGCGATGAACCAGCAGTCCAACGTCCGGGCGCAGGCGGCCACTTCGCCGGACAACCGGTCCATGGGCGTGGCCGAGTTGCCGACCTCGGACGACGCCCTCCCGGCGTCGACGCCCGCCACGGCACAGCAGGCGTCCACGAACACGCCCTCCAAGTCGTCCGGCTCGCACCGGCGGACGGGCGACGCGGCGTCCGCCACGACCCGGTCGTCGGTCCACACGGACTCCGCCTCCTCCCCCACGCCCACGGCGAGGACCGCCTCGCATGCGCAGTCTCATGCCACGGTCTCGACGTCGGTCGCGGCGGGCGTCGACACCGGCGGCACGACGGACTCGACCGGCACCACCGGCACGACGACGGAGCAGGCCCCTTCGTCCACGGCCACGGACAGCACGACGACCACGACCACGACCACGAACACAGGCACGAGCAGCAGCAGCTCGCAGACTTCGCAGACGAGTAACTCGTCCTCTGCCACCGATCCGTCCGGTCTGTGCGTGCTCAACCTCATCTGCATCAACTGA
- a CDS encoding SGNH/GDSL hydrolase family protein, which translates to MQPPPPRPLSRRTLVTATAAGLVAAVAAPSRASSAAPTRFHTVGRVKAAADGFVRYSWPGIHFEGRFRGTGVGVVLDDSVNDYDVQIDGRTTATLVTPGRTTAWVKGLTDTEHRVRLVKRTESAWAEGRFGGFVAAPGGAILARPSARRRQIEFIGDSYTAGYGNLSGTRDCSNNGGVDRNTNSDLSFGALTARRLGADYQINAFSGRGMVRNYNGTSPGTDYRTYYDRALLSVEGDVWQKPADWRPRAVVIGLGLNDFSTPLNPGERWSTEAELVAAYESAYHGFLDTLRARYGPRTFLVVSATNLGSSPFAETAERIVRTRTAQGDEWVDYWYYDDPALDRLGCDWHPSARDHRIISGLLDDHLAALPLRW; encoded by the coding sequence ATGCAGCCCCCTCCGCCCCGTCCCTTGTCCCGCAGAACGCTGGTGACCGCCACCGCTGCAGGTCTGGTCGCCGCCGTCGCCGCCCCCTCGCGGGCGTCCAGCGCCGCCCCGACCCGGTTCCACACGGTGGGCCGGGTCAAAGCGGCCGCCGACGGGTTCGTGCGGTACAGCTGGCCCGGCATCCACTTCGAGGGCCGTTTCCGCGGTACCGGCGTCGGCGTCGTCCTCGACGACTCCGTCAACGACTACGACGTCCAGATAGACGGCAGGACCACGGCCACCCTCGTGACCCCGGGCCGAACCACCGCCTGGGTCAAGGGACTCACCGACACCGAGCACCGCGTGCGGCTCGTCAAGCGGACGGAAAGCGCTTGGGCCGAGGGCCGGTTCGGCGGCTTCGTCGCCGCTCCGGGCGGTGCGATCCTCGCCAGGCCGTCCGCCCGGCGCAGGCAGATCGAGTTCATCGGCGACTCCTACACCGCGGGCTACGGCAACCTCTCCGGCACGCGGGACTGTTCGAACAACGGGGGAGTCGACCGGAACACCAACTCCGACCTCTCCTTCGGCGCCCTCACCGCCCGACGCCTCGGCGCCGACTACCAGATCAACGCCTTCTCCGGCCGTGGCATGGTCCGCAACTACAACGGCACCAGCCCCGGCACCGACTACCGCACCTACTACGACCGTGCCCTGCTGAGCGTGGAGGGCGACGTCTGGCAGAAGCCGGCCGACTGGAGGCCGCGGGCCGTCGTGATCGGACTGGGTCTCAACGACTTCTCGACACCCCTCAACCCGGGCGAGCGTTGGAGCACCGAGGCCGAACTGGTCGCCGCCTACGAGTCCGCCTACCACGGCTTCCTCGACACACTGCGTGCCCGCTACGGCCCCAGGACGTTCCTCGTCGTCAGCGCCACCAACCTGGGCTCCAGCCCCTTCGCCGAGACCGCCGAGCGCATCGTCCGGACCCGCACGGCGCAGGGCGACGAATGGGTCGACTACTGGTACTACGACGACCCCGCCCTGGACCGCCTGGGCTGCGACTGGCATCCCTCCGCGCGGGACCACCGGATCATCTCCGGGCTGCTCGACGACCACCTCGCGGCGCTTCCGCTGCGCTGGTAG
- the pgm gene encoding phosphoglucomutase (alpha-D-glucose-1,6-bisphosphate-dependent), producing the protein MQNARAGQVAGPEDLIDVARLVTAYYTLHPDPAEPGQRVAFGTSGHRGSSLAVAFNEDHIAATSQAICEYRAAQGTDGPLFLGADTHALSEPARATALEVFAANDVTVLIDQADGYTPTPAVSHAILTHNRHRTSALADGVVVTPSHNPPADGGFKYNPPNGGPAGSEATSWIQDRANEIITGGLKDVRRIPYARALAAPGTGRHDFLGAYVAALPNVLDLEAIRSAGVRIGADPLGGASVAYWGRIAEQHRIDLTVVNPLTDPTWRFMTLDWDGKIRMDCSSPYAMASLIEQRDRFDIATGNDADSDRHGIVTPDAGLMNPNHYLAVAISYLFSHRDQWPAGAGIGKTLVSSSMIDRVAADLGRTLVEVPVGFKWFVDGLSDGTIGFGGEESAGASFLRRDGSVWTTDKDGIILALLASEITAVTGKSPSQHYAELTRRFGAPAYARVDAPASREEKALLAKLSPRQVTADTLAGEPVTQVLTEAPGNGAALGGIKVATANAWFAARPSGTEDVYKIYGESFLGPDHLRRVQEEARSVVLAALGA; encoded by the coding sequence ATGCAGAACGCGCGAGCGGGGCAGGTCGCCGGGCCCGAGGACCTCATCGATGTGGCCCGTCTGGTCACGGCGTACTACACGCTGCACCCCGACCCGGCCGAACCGGGACAGCGGGTGGCCTTCGGCACCTCGGGACACCGCGGTTCGTCCCTCGCGGTGGCGTTCAACGAGGACCACATCGCGGCCACCAGCCAGGCCATCTGCGAGTACCGCGCCGCCCAGGGCACCGACGGCCCCCTCTTCCTCGGCGCCGACACCCACGCCCTGTCGGAGCCCGCCCGGGCCACGGCGCTGGAGGTGTTCGCGGCCAACGACGTGACCGTCCTCATCGACCAGGCCGACGGCTACACGCCCACCCCGGCCGTCTCGCACGCCATCCTCACCCACAACCGGCACCGGACCTCGGCGCTCGCCGACGGAGTCGTCGTCACCCCCTCGCACAATCCGCCCGCCGACGGCGGCTTCAAGTACAACCCGCCGAACGGCGGCCCCGCCGGCTCCGAGGCGACCTCCTGGATCCAGGACCGCGCCAACGAGATCATCACCGGCGGCCTGAAGGACGTACGGCGCATCCCCTACGCCCGTGCCCTCGCCGCACCCGGCACCGGCCGCCACGACTTCCTCGGGGCCTATGTCGCCGCTCTGCCGAACGTGCTGGACCTGGAGGCGATCCGGTCCGCCGGAGTGCGCATCGGCGCCGATCCGCTGGGCGGCGCCTCGGTCGCCTACTGGGGCCGGATCGCCGAACAGCACCGGATCGACCTGACCGTGGTGAACCCGCTCACCGATCCCACGTGGCGCTTCATGACGCTCGACTGGGACGGCAAGATCCGCATGGACTGCTCGTCGCCGTACGCCATGGCCTCGCTCATCGAGCAGCGCGACCGGTTCGACATCGCCACCGGCAACGACGCCGACTCCGACCGGCACGGCATCGTCACCCCGGACGCGGGCCTGATGAACCCCAACCACTACCTGGCCGTGGCGATCTCGTACCTGTTCTCGCACCGGGACCAGTGGCCCGCGGGGGCCGGGATCGGCAAGACCCTGGTGTCGTCGAGCATGATCGACCGGGTAGCGGCGGACCTCGGCCGGACGCTGGTCGAAGTACCCGTCGGCTTCAAGTGGTTCGTGGACGGCCTGTCCGACGGCACGATCGGCTTCGGCGGCGAGGAGTCGGCCGGCGCGTCCTTCCTGCGCCGCGACGGCTCGGTGTGGACCACCGACAAGGACGGCATCATCCTGGCCCTGCTCGCCTCCGAGATCACGGCGGTCACCGGCAAGAGCCCCTCGCAGCACTACGCCGAGCTCACCCGGCGCTTCGGTGCCCCCGCCTACGCGCGCGTCGACGCCCCGGCCTCCCGCGAGGAGAAGGCCCTGCTCGCCAAGCTGTCCCCGCGCCAGGTCACCGCCGACACCCTCGCCGGAGAGCCGGTCACCCAGGTCCTCACCGAGGCGCCCGGCAACGGCGCCGCCCTCGGCGGAATCAAGGTGGCCACCGCCAACGCCTGGTTCGCGGCCCGCCCTTCGGGCACCGAGGACGTCTACAAGATCTACGGGGAGTCGTTCCTCGGCCCGGACCATCTGCGCCGGGTCCAGGAGGAGGCCAGGTCCGTGGTGCTGGCGGCGCTGGGCGCCTGA
- a CDS encoding amidohydrolase family protein, whose product MASNDEAGEIRRFWGGLGLPGLIDVHTHFMPERVLHKVWEYFDTNGPLIGGLGWPITYRKEEAERTALLREFGVRAFTAMLYPHKPGMARWLNGWAADFAHRTPDCLHTATLHPEPDVETYVREAVEAGARVFKAHVQVGAYDPADERLQPAWGLLAEAGTPVVIHCGSGPAPGKHTGPEPIARVLARHPRLRLIVAHMGMPEYEEFLDLAERYDQVRLDTTMAFTDFTEGFMPFPRRALPRLAALGDRILLGSDFPSIPYNYLHQLHALERLDLGPEWLRAVCHDNARSLFGV is encoded by the coding sequence GTGGCGTCGAACGACGAGGCCGGCGAGATCCGCCGTTTCTGGGGCGGGCTCGGTCTGCCGGGTCTGATCGACGTCCACACCCACTTCATGCCCGAGCGGGTCCTGCACAAGGTCTGGGAGTACTTCGACACCAACGGGCCGCTGATCGGCGGACTGGGATGGCCGATCACCTACCGGAAGGAGGAGGCGGAGAGAACGGCCCTGCTGCGGGAGTTCGGGGTCAGGGCCTTCACCGCGATGCTCTACCCCCACAAGCCCGGCATGGCCAGGTGGCTGAACGGATGGGCGGCCGACTTCGCCCACCGCACCCCCGACTGTCTGCACACCGCCACCCTCCACCCCGAGCCGGACGTCGAGACCTACGTCCGCGAGGCCGTCGAAGCAGGGGCGCGGGTGTTCAAGGCGCACGTCCAGGTGGGCGCGTACGACCCGGCCGACGAACGCCTCCAGCCGGCCTGGGGGCTGCTGGCGGAGGCAGGCACCCCCGTGGTGATCCACTGCGGCTCCGGGCCCGCACCCGGCAAGCACACCGGTCCCGAGCCGATCGCGCGAGTGCTGGCACGGCACCCCAGGCTGCGGCTGATCGTCGCGCACATGGGCATGCCCGAGTACGAGGAGTTCCTCGACCTCGCCGAGCGGTACGACCAGGTGCGGCTGGACACGACGATGGCGTTCACCGACTTCACCGAGGGGTTCATGCCGTTCCCGCGCCGGGCCCTGCCCCGGCTCGCCGCACTCGGCGACCGCATCCTGCTCGGCTCCGACTTCCCCAGCATCCCCTACAACTACCTGCACCAGCTGCACGCCCTGGAACGGCTGGACCTCGGACCGGAGTGGCTGCGGGCCGTATGCCACGACAACGCGAGAAGTCTGTTCGGCGTATGA
- a CDS encoding APC family permease, producing MAIAASSTAATTSIAIGMGTIATIVGLQAPALLLLAFLPVLGIATAYARLNRSEPNCGNGYVWVGRALGPWPGFLTGWVTLVGSVIFCAYTSAIMGSVVLAFANKAGLHSLVGIALDPTSTGVTTAVGMVILLGLTALAVTGVRSATRFQFALLIFEYTVLLAFCGWALVTGDHAVSLSWFNPFEISSGTTFAQGMVLAVFFFWGWDAAFSVNEETKSPGDAARGGLIALFAMLGLFLFASVAFQREMSLAELVRNGPQALPYLGEKLAAEPWATLPLVALMFSAVASVQATLIPTARGLFAMSRDRTMGPVWTRIHPRHGTPAAGTVVVMSIAGVIALLAVAIPKLSDMLLAAVNAIGLIVALYYGLTALACAVRFRSARHEGTREALLAIGVPAVSGLILLGLGGYLGYSYLTMSDHFELSPDNGWFMFSLPAVIVLAGLGMAAVAKYVRHSPYFTTGRGTDAESLTLPMDRAAV from the coding sequence GTGGCCATCGCCGCGTCCAGCACCGCGGCCACCACCAGCATCGCCATCGGCATGGGCACGATCGCGACCATCGTGGGCCTCCAGGCCCCGGCGCTGCTGCTGCTGGCCTTCCTGCCGGTTCTCGGCATCGCCACCGCCTACGCCCGCCTGAACCGCTCGGAGCCGAACTGCGGCAACGGCTACGTCTGGGTCGGCAGGGCCCTCGGCCCCTGGCCCGGCTTCCTGACCGGCTGGGTCACCCTCGTCGGCTCGGTCATCTTCTGCGCCTACACCAGCGCGATCATGGGCTCGGTCGTCCTGGCCTTCGCCAACAAAGCCGGGCTGCACAGCCTCGTCGGCATCGCCCTCGACCCCACGTCCACCGGTGTCACCACCGCCGTAGGAATGGTGATCCTCCTCGGCCTCACCGCCCTGGCCGTCACCGGGGTGCGATCCGCCACCCGCTTCCAGTTCGCCCTGCTGATCTTCGAGTACACCGTGCTGCTGGCCTTCTGCGGCTGGGCCCTGGTCACCGGGGACCACGCCGTCTCGCTGTCCTGGTTCAACCCCTTCGAGATCTCCAGCGGCACCACCTTCGCCCAGGGCATGGTGCTCGCGGTCTTCTTCTTCTGGGGCTGGGACGCGGCCTTCAGTGTCAACGAGGAGACGAAGAGCCCGGGCGACGCGGCCCGCGGCGGCCTCATCGCCCTCTTCGCCATGCTCGGTCTGTTCCTCTTCGCCTCGGTCGCCTTCCAGCGGGAGATGAGCCTGGCCGAACTCGTCAGGAACGGCCCCCAGGCCCTCCCGTACCTCGGCGAGAAACTGGCCGCCGAACCCTGGGCCACCCTGCCCCTGGTCGCGCTGATGTTCTCCGCCGTCGCCTCCGTACAGGCCACCCTGATCCCCACGGCCCGCGGCCTGTTCGCCATGAGCCGTGACCGCACGATGGGCCCCGTGTGGACCCGGATCCACCCGCGCCACGGCACCCCCGCCGCCGGCACAGTCGTCGTGATGTCCATCGCCGGAGTGATCGCCCTGCTCGCCGTCGCGATCCCCAAGCTGAGCGACATGCTGCTGGCCGCCGTCAACGCCATCGGTCTGATCGTCGCCCTCTACTACGGCCTCACCGCGCTGGCCTGCGCCGTGCGCTTCCGCTCCGCGCGGCACGAAGGAACACGGGAGGCGCTGCTCGCCATCGGCGTGCCCGCCGTGTCGGGCCTGATCCTGCTCGGCCTCGGCGGCTACCTCGGATACTCGTACCTGACCATGAGCGACCACTTCGAACTCAGCCCGGACAACGGGTGGTTCATGTTCTCGCTGCCCGCCGTGATCGTCCTGGCCGGTCTCGGCATGGCCGCCGTGGCCAAGTACGTGAGGCACTCGCCGTACTTCACCACCGGGCGCGGCACCGACGCCGAGTCCCTGACCCTGCCGATGGACCGTGCGGCGGTCTGA